Genomic window (Psilocybe cubensis strain MGC-MH-2018 chromosome 1, whole genome shotgun sequence):
TCTTTATTATATGTTCCTTCCATAACTGGCACGACTTAAGGAAGTAAAATATATGCTCTGTTTACGATCCTCCAGTAAACTCTCCACCTAGTCAAGAGCCATTAGAAAAGAcgaaagaggaaaaaggaAGAATATCCGACTCACTGTTAACATGAATAACTTGGCCAGTTACAATATTGCTATCACTCGAAGCCAAAAACACGTAAGCCGGTCCAACCTCAGCAGGTTGTCCAGCGCGACCGTGCAGAGGTAGCCCGACACCGAGACCTTCCATATTCTCAGCAGAGCGTGATCCAGCTTGAAGAGCAGTAATGATAGGGCCGGGAGCCACTCCGTTGACACGAATGCCCTTGGGGGCCAATTGGGTCGCAAGAGCGCGGGTGAAAGTTACGATGGCACCTTTGGTGGAGCTGTAGTCCACTAAATATGTGATGGTTAGAGGTGGTAATGAAATGAAACGAAGGATCCTACCAAGACCAGCTGATCCTCTGTAGGCCGTCACTGACGTGGTGTTGATGATAGCAGAACCTCGCTTGAGATGAGGAAGTGAATATTTCGTAACAGCGAACATCTGGAGAATGTTGGAGCGGAAAGTGCTCTCAACCTTCTTCAAGTCGATTTCCTCAAAATTCTTGTTCATTCTGATTAGGATAACACAGTTAGTTGCATGAAATAAGAAGAAATCAATGCACCTACATTTGCTTAGAAGCGTTGTTCACCAATATGTCGAGTTTACCAAACTTCTTCAGGTGGCTGTCGACAAGGTGCTTGCAGTTGCTCTCTTCCATGAGGTCAACCTCGACAACGTTACAAGCAGCTCCAGAGTCCTCAATCATTTTCTTCGCGTCTTTTGCATCATCTCTTTCTTCAGGAAGATGGGATATGGTAATTCCAGTGGCGCCTTCGCGAGCGAACATGATGGCAGCAGCACGTCCAATACCGCTGTCTCCTCCAGTCACGATTGCAGTTTTTCCTTTTAGCCTGCAATGCCAAAATATATCGGTCAAGGAATAGGTGAACAAGATTGACGAGGATCACGCACTTTCCAGAACCTTTATACTCGACAAGGCTGGGCTTTCCATTGTCGTCCCAGACCTCGAGCTTCGTGTACTCCAAGTGAGGAGACATATCCTTGTCTTGCCCAGGCAAATCctgcttctgtttctttgGGACAGCGACGGTATATGCGGTGATGATATCTTCAGCTGACATATTGTGCGACGGTGATGAGTGAAATAAACGGTTTAGATAAAAAGTAGCTGAAAGTCGGGGTTGAAATTTCAAGTTGTGATAGGGTCGATGTTGTCTGAGATAAAGAGACGTAAATGGTCTGAGTCTGATATACGCGGTTTCCATTGGAGAATTGGAGAGTCCAGGTGTGGCGTTGTATTTGAGCCGTCCATTGGCGCGTCTCCTATGATGTCAGGAATTGCTCAAAAGTTTGGAGTCGCGGTTTTGTCGTGCGGGCCCTGAGACATTCACCCAATGCTTGTGTTCGAAATGGTCATTGTTGACGTGAATTGGGCTACATGGCACGGGCGAAGCCCATCATTAGTCGCTCTTCGCGTATGGTTCTGGTCAAGGTTTGTGAAATCAATTACAAGGCCATGACAGCAGCCACGGCAAATGCCGAATAGCTCTTTCCTTCACCAGCTTTCGACCACTTTTGACAACTGAGTCAACAATGAGCCCCGGAAGCAAATATCAGGGTCCCACTGCCTTTTTTCAAGCCTTTAGATCGCCCAAATGACTATCTCTTTCCACACTATCACTTCACATTCCCCAAGCATGCTAAAGACCAATGAAGGGATATTCGTTTAAAAATGATCCTCCCATACTCGACCCGCCACTGTCCGATGACTCCCCGGGAGGCGCAATAGACCCGCAAGATGCAGAACACAACCCCGACCACGAGCTATACTGGGCTTACGGGACACAGGCGGGAGGATGGAAAATACCCTGGCCGAAGTCAATCTTCAGAGGGCGGTGTCTGAACAGTCTGCCATACAGGTACCTCACATGGTGTTATCAGAAATTTAAGCCTGCGGTGAGTGTTAGTCCGACAGTCGGTATTCCAAGAACTGGAGGCCTGACTCCCATCTGGCCATTACTAATCTTGAATGTAGAGAGAATTTCAGACGGCATTCGAGCAATAAAACGAAGGCCTTAAAAGCTGCATCGACGAAAATTACAAAGATTTCCGTGTCACTTGCGGCAGAAAACACCGCGGCCAGCGTCTGCGCCAGTGCCGCGACAAGCGCTGGTTGACATGGCTCGTCTCATGGGCCAAACGGACTCCAAAATTCTACATTCTAGTGCGTATCTCCTGTCTTTGCTGACTTTGACCCACCACCTACAGCATTCGCGCTCATGCTACGATTCTTCCGACAGCACTAAGTATTCATTTTGGCTGCTGAGACATTCCTCGCAAACCCGGGACATCAGGAGGTGCATCGCGATATCGGCGAGCGTATGAGTAGCACTGAATACGAAGACGAGATCTGGGAGGCTGAACGTGAATGCGGCGGAATTCTTTGTGGGTATGCCGATCTACTtctcgatgatgatgaccaagtggacgaagatgaagaggaagattcGGACGATTCGGACGATTCAGAAGATCGCGGACCAATGAACGTGGACCACGAAGTgaatgaggatgaagacatgcatgaagatgaggacgacgATGGGTTTATAGTTCCGGACACCTATGTGGAATACGAGGACGATACTGAGAATAGCACCGATTCCGATTCCCCTGCAAATTCTGGTCCGACTGCAAAGTTCACATCGCCTCGTCAAAAGAAGAAGGGCCGTAGAAAATCTTCCTCCACAGCCTCGCGCAAgaatgatgacgatgacgatgatatACGCAACTTCGTAGTCCCGGACACTTACGTGGAGTATGAGGATGGCTTTGAACTGGACAGCGACGCCAATTTCGCTGAGGCAGACGACTCTCCTGCCAAATCGCATATGAAGCACAAACAATCCTCTCCAAAGCACAGTCGTACGACCAAGACACATTCGACCTCTTCACAGAAGGATGATATACGCAACTTCGTAGTCCCGGACACCTTCGTCGAGTATGAAGATGGCATCGAGTGTGAAACCGACTCCAGCTCTACCGAGAGCGACGGAACCATCATTCGCACTGCTGCAAAGTCTCATCACAGGAAACAAACACATCAGCAAGCAAAAACCTCCCGTAGGGATCATAGGACATCTTCTAAGAAGGGcgacgatgatgatatcAGAAATTTTGTCGTGTCTGACGATTGTGTGGAATACGAAGACGGCGCCGAACCTCCTGAAAGCGATTCTGAAAGCTCTGATGATGAGTTTACTTGTGGTGCTGCTGCGAAgtccaaacccaagtcgcGTACCAAGAGGAGGCGGTCGtcgcagaagaaggggaCACCCCGGACCACAACCATCTCTTCACGCACGCGGTCTAAGACGAAGCCCTatccaaagaaaaaaggatCTCAGctgtgtgtttgtgtttgacCTGGACTTGCAATTTGCATTGATTTTTGGCCTTTGATTTTAGGAAGAGGAAATATAGAAATGACGCCGAATACGACGGTGGAAAGTATGCTcccgatgatgaagacgaacTGGTTGAATCTCGTGACGAAGCTCTGGAAACTAGCTTGCCTACAACAGTCAGCTACACAGAGCTGGACGATGAATccgaggacgaagacgacgatatTCCGTTGACACAACTCGCAGAGAAATCTCTACCGGGACACTCATCCTCTGACTCGGAGAGCGACGAACCTCCAGCGAAGAAACGAAAAACCAAGAATATCATGTCTCAAGATGACTTCGGAAGGAAGTTTGAAAACCGTGGACTTGGTCCGTACCCCTTCAACTTATCATTCACATTCCTTTGTCAATAATAAGCTAATGTGCGGTGCATTAGATGGCCATCCCTTGAAGCGTTTGCGTCATTTGTCGAGGAATATCCATAGTACATAGTCATTGAAGTTCCAGTATTTTTAAGCCTGTGAGTCTCGCCCTGTCATGTACATATGTTTGCTCGAAATTCCGTAATACTGCGCTGGAGCATCATTAAaaacttttttttatgttGGATCGCAGATATAATACGTCTCTCGTTCGGGCAGTCGAAACGGGATCTAACCGGATTTCATCTTGTTTCATGTATCCAAATACCGACTCTCCCTGGTCAGCCTTTGTGCCTTCCTTATCAGGCCAGTCAAGCAGTCGAGTCATTGTACACTTTTGACGAAGAGGCCGCGATCtgaagaaacaaagaagCTTCTATTCTACTGAAACCTATGGGAAGGTGATCAAGATGAGAAGGCGGACAGTGACATTGACAACTGATACCCCTGAGTGACTGCGACATAACTGGCTTTTTATTAATTTCGCCTCTTATCAAGATTCCTGGCCTCCGAATGGGACCTTGATCACCCATTTATTCCACCTATACAATGGCTAGAAGGACCTCAACTTGAACCAGGAATTGCAATTTTGGAAGCGGGAAAGTGCACTCCGCGGGATGTTGACTTATAGATGAACGACCAAACGCATCGCTGGCCATGAGTGCGTAGAGTCGAGTTAAAAAAGTAGAGAATATCGCCGACAGGCTAACACTAGAGTGTCTACATACCAATGTCGACCGACAACTGAGGAACCGAACGGGTAAAGCTCACTTCGCTTATAGTAAGCGACAACCTACTTTGCTGCTTGACTATCGTCAAACTGCCGAGTTGTTAAGATGAACACATATCTCTGGATGCAACAGACCGTGTTCCACGGGCGCCTAACACCTCTGTAACAATAGATCGCGCTTAAGGCCTCATGAAGCTATCCAACATGCCAATCTGTTTCTTGAATGCAATTTCAACCATTTTCTCGTCGCTGGTCGATATGTTATATCCTGGACACGGGGTTCACTCGTATCCCAATTTAAACGAGACATGGATCCGAGGAACTGAGAAGAAAACTGTTCCTATTTTGCATGCGGATCGCGCTTGTACCAACGGAGCTCAAATTCCCCCCCCACCTCCTCCCCTGACTGGCTCAATTTATATTACGTGCTTCGCATTGAAATCCCCCCCACCCTGTATCATCTATTTTACTTACAGCGGACTCGCAAGTATCGAACGCACTAACATATCCATGGCACTAGAGCGACCTCCAATGAAGATACCTGAGCTCACTGAGGTAGACGCCAAAAAAGCAGAATGTAACCCTTCCCATTCATTTCACTGGGCATACAGAGAGCAGGCAAGAAGTTGATTGTGGATTGCGGGTATGAACATGAGGTATATGCGATGCATTTATCAGAGAGATGTACCTTGCTATTATTTCTGcaaattttgaaaagacCGAAATTGTTATCCTGTTCGTCAAGCTCTATTTTATCCAACCGTTTCCTCGCGTTTTCCGTACCATTAGGGCGTAGGGTCCAGGCTGCGAAAACAAAAAGATATCTTGCCCAAGAAGATGCTTCTGGAGTATAAAATAAAGATTATCCAGATTCACAAAATCGTTTACATCCACTCAGTTTGAGGAACGTGCCAACCTAGAAGGCGTCACAGACGCTGGTACATTGAAAGTGATATTGCCCAGTCTTAAGGTGGCGACTGTCTCTAGAAGTGGTTTAAGTTTGTTCAAGAGCTGGTTCAGACGTCGTTCGGTGCCATCATTCGTAATGGCTGCGAGATCctgaagttgaagaggtgtTTCCTCGAGGTGGAGAAGACTATCCTGTGGCCCAGAATAAACGCTGTGATGGGTTAGTAAAAGGCGCAAAGGGTTTGTTTTTTCCATAACATGCGTTAACCGGAGAGAGGGAATCGGTAATGTTAGCTTACCGGTCAACCACTTTCGGAAAGTGTTGGCAAGAGGATCACTTGTCTTGAACCCAATTTGAACCAGTGTTTGTTGAGTGCTTGACTAGTGCTAACGACAAGGACATGATGTTCGGTTGTGAAAGATACCCAATTTGCATCAGCTTTATTTTCGATCAAGAAAATATTCGTAGACAAAATGAAAATCGTCGAATTTTTGTGGACGTGCATGTGGAATTTGACAAGGCGGAATTAGGGCTGATTTCAAGGCACATCAAAGATATGATTCTCGGagtttatactcttgacccctatttttctttcacaaCCTTACCacgcttcaagcttcaagttgcGCAAGGTGGTGGGTTTCCATTAATACCAGACAAACTTCTAGTAGGAGAAATAGTGTCATAAATATAGATTAGTCATACCTGCAGTTCGGATTGAATTTTAAGACCATTCAGGAAAAATTGTACTGGTTTGAAGGAGTGATTGCCTTATCTCCACCAAAAGTCAACACGAGTTTTAATAATAAAAGGTCCTCCTGATGCTTTACAAGTTGGACTTGTGGAGCAAAACTCTAGATCC
Coding sequences:
- a CDS encoding putative oxidoreductase YhdF, which translates into the protein MSAEDIITAYTVAVPKKQKQDLPGQDKDMSPHLEYTKLEVWDDNGKPSLVEYKGSGKLKGKTAIVTGGDSGIGRAAAIMFAREGATGITISHLPEERDDAKDAKKMIEDSGAACNVVEVDLMEESNCKHLVDSHLKKFGKLDILVNNASKQIMNKNFEEIDLKKVESTFRSNILQMFAVTKYSLPHLKRGSAIINTTSVTAYRGSAGLVDYSSTKGAIVTFTRALATQLAPKGIRVNGVAPGPIITALQAGSRSAENMEGLGVGLPLHGRAGQPAEVGPAYVFLASSDSNIVTGQVIHVNSGEFTGGS